The following are encoded together in the Gouania willdenowi chromosome 14, fGouWil2.1, whole genome shotgun sequence genome:
- the LOC114475638 gene encoding uncharacterized protein PFB0765w-like, which translates to MEKTNITAQTEDSSDILSCYEISSNIANEASFHQNGKKNQAWEKKDCHSFNGPENDASKPPQKCKTEEPADLNQSAAAPGALSETQHGKHHGSDVTLRWVEEETKMLNREKEMDSILQKKNDEIANVRLSLDQAQQEQKMKLEKKDLMLELKEEDISYLSSLLDEFETELDLKSSQWEDSLELNMCEVREKVQAQKKQLDEEKAALLDITNELQNKEQMFLKQKTESENNIYKMNSVLKQNKNTIDEQQKMTSYLEATLIMKEEDLKILTEQWNQMVVDNEKIVKAFTELEAHCINENQSKQTLVQLQTALNEAEKRLKEMEEERSNNTITMSFMKTTLTETQEADNNLQATFQEQKKEKEEKEKEKEKKKEQKEKKKKAASKDKPLKKWFKNLFRTKRK; encoded by the coding sequence atggagaaaacaaacatcacagcaCAGACAGAAGATTCTTCTGATATATTATCTTGTTATGAGATCTCATCCAACATTGCCAATGAGGCTTCATTCCACCAGAACGGTAAAAAAAACCAAGCTTGGGAGAAGAAGGACTGTCATAGTTTTAATGGACCTGAAAATGATGCATCAAAGCCTCCTCAGAAGTGTAAGACAGAGGAACCAGCTGATCTAAATCAGTCTGCTGCTGCTCCAGGGGCTCTGAGTGAGACTCAACATGGTAAACACCATGGTTCAGACGTCACACTTAGGTGGGTAGAAGAGGAAACAAAGATGCTGAATCGAGAAAAAGAAATGGATTCCATCCTTCAGAAGAAGAACGATGAAATAGCAAATGTCCGTCTTTCACTGGATCAGGCACAACAGGAACAGAAGATGAAATTGGAAAAGAAGGACCTAATGTTGGAACTAAAGGAAGAGGATATCTCCTACCTCTCATCATTACTGGATGagtttgaaactgaattagacCTGAAAAGTAGTCAGTGGGAGGACAGCCTAGAACTTAATATGTGTGAGGTACGTGAGAAGGTCCAGGCTCAGAAGAAGCAGTTAGATGAAGAAAAGGCTGCTCTGTTGGACATTACTAACGAGCTTCAGAACAAGGAACAAATGTTCTTAAAGCAGAAAACTGAGTCTGAGAATAACATCTACAAAATGAATAGTGTgttaaaacagaacaaaaatacaattgatgaacaacaaaaaatgacttcataTTTGGAGGCCACTTTGATAATGAAGGAGGAAGACTTAAAAATCCTGACAGAACAATGGAACCAAATGGTGGTGGACaatgaaaaaattgtgaaaGCATTCACAGAATTGGAAGCTCACTGCATTAATGAGAACCAGTCCAAACAAACACTGGTCCAACTACAGACCGCCCTGAATGAAGCAGAAAAAAGACTTAAGGAAATGGAAGAGGAGCGGTCCAACAACACCATTACTATGTCTTTCATGAAGACCACGCTCACTGAAACACAGGAAGCCGACAACAACCTGCAAGCCACATTTCAGGAGCAGAAGAAAGAGAAGGAGgaaaaggagaaggagaaggagaagaagaaggagcagaaggagaaaaagaagaaggcaGCTTCTAAAGACAAGCCTTTAAAGAAATGGTTCAAAAACCTTTTCAGAACCAAAAGAAAATGA